The following are encoded in a window of Psilocybe cubensis strain MGC-MH-2018 chromosome 4, whole genome shotgun sequence genomic DNA:
- a CDS encoding Short-chain dehydrogenase/reductase family 16C member 6, translated as MESNHRGGDDGTPIFDNLDLDLIIQVLANTAFSPFFVALMPVFYVFQGAKVSDGIVVGGVVYYLAISLFWFIKWYSRLYRNQGSFILRPKRLEWSDQIVVVTGGASGIGELLANTLAVRNVTVVVLDINPIVTENYNIAYYKCDVSRWEEVEAVSKKIIEEIGEPTILVNNAGVVQGKSIVDLSPEDIQQTFGTNTLSHFWILKAFLPGLLKRKSGHIASITMSSAMGLVGAAQMSDYCASKAAVKSLHESLRYELDNRYKCPEIRTTLVCPGHVLTPMFKTVSLPTYLGFSFLAPSIHPVTLVKKVIAALDDQHSQIIFLPFYVNFVPYVSHLPSFLRDAFQWISGADYAMENFVKISGRREDEGPIPAEIKTKA; from the exons ATGGAATCCAATCATCGCGGTGGTGATGACGGCACTCCCATCTTCGACAACCTGGATCTCGACCTCATTATCCAGGTGCTGGCAAACACTGCGTTCA GCCCATTCTTTGTAGCTTTAATGCCTGTCTTTTATGTATTTCAGGGGGCGAAAGTCTCTGACGGAATTGTTGTCGGAGGTGTTGTTTACTACCTCGCCATTTCTTTATTCT GGTTCATAAAATGGTATTCGCGACTATACCGTAACCAGGGCAGTTTCATCCTTCGTCCCAAGAGACTCGAATGGAGCGACCAGATTGTCGTTGTTACTGGCGGTGCATCCGGGATTGGGGAATTACTCGCCAATACATTGGCTGTGCGGAATGTCACCGTCGTCGTACTCGATATCAACCCCATTGTAACGGAAAATT ACAATATCGCATACTACAAATGCGACGTATCTCGATGGGAAGAAGTTGAGGCTGTTTCTAAGAAAATAATTGAAGAG ATCGGAGAGCCCACAATCCTGGTCAATAATGCCGGTGTTGTCCAAGGAAAATCAATTGTCGACCTCAGCCCTGAGGATATTCAACA GACTTTCGGTACCAACACACTCTCCCACTTTTGGATCCTCAAAGCTTTCCTACCTGGTTTACTGAAGCGCAAATCTGGACATATTGCAAGT ATCACCATGTCTTCTGCCATGGGCCTCGTTGGTGCAGCGCAAATGT CGGACTACTGTGCATCCAAAGCTGCTGTAAAATCATTACATGAATCCTTGCGGTACGAATTAGATAACCG ATATAAATGCCCAGAGATTCGGACAACGCTAGTTTGTCCAGGACATGTTTTGACGCCCATGTTCAAAACGGTTTCTTTGCCAACATATCTTGGGTTCAGCTTTTTAGCACCTTCAATCCACCCAGTGACATTGGTGAAGAAAGTAATAGCTGCATTGGATGACCAACATTCCCAAATCATCTTTCTGCCTTTTTACGTCAACTTTGTTCCCTACGTTTCGCATCTTCCTAGCTTTCTTCGGGATGCCTTTCAATGG ATATCCGGTGCAGATTATGCCATGGAAAACTTCGTCAAAATTTCCGGCCGACGGGAAGACGAAGGCCCTATTCCCGCAGAAATTAAGACAAAGGCGTGA